One part of the Methanomethylovorans hollandica DSM 15978 genome encodes these proteins:
- a CDS encoding ATPase, T2SS/T4P/T4SS family produces the protein MSENNSIIYSPIPRNLLDIEQIKKTPCQFIMPTDIVQGEKVETIEVTCEMCPKTKCGLEELACAHFISKELSTNSSFRSLVIRGKKEQRSYHSDQMKRIYELVKIYKKIKIEPVQESTSISCQVCYEFLDKLFITLKTMIISDPGVLYKNREFYKAFAGDLCPSCSVPLMDFITLVEREFPVNYPEWSQFVDATTDYKIEYYVPIIESKRSDYTHLTDSNHLITISERNVNGYTIRIAQDPFSVGKTDIPDLDDMFPVSGTDFIRRQKVYAISMELPDHVNQIISKLQSFIVNDPDTKRVWNYMIRSTAARNFIKSKVRQSISSVINELGIDENLITKEEKEIIESKIVELTVGWGIWEIFLSDDNVNEIFAVSGRHVVVETYQDGKCRTNMVPSEEEFNRFIRMLTVNVREADFWNRVLEVVIDPEKDDIHFGKMRLTLFKKPLVENHAFIIRKHRHMQLSGSELILFGTMSPAMLAYCTMMKRRNKCNMIYVGDVGSGKTTVQLIVDTKVPKDSTLITIGDIVELDMGGSGFQNLTLYADRPGEEKIGQSRSTLIAKALRTKSDADQITEVLSPDDTHAWVHTWVAGKAGSVTYHAANIEKMLVRCGDELRSTGTLDPSTKMYIFQTVIASRRILSTEGYKYRVVAVEWVIDKKDPSTNLPLTLDLFKWDSDHDIHRFNAENFKEIYNSYKFKEILYSVDTVKHWELPSEMEVYEKLWLSLLNCINIYKEFGLFGHIAKGQIPHFQREIELFSDIFDAQVDMYRTRKTTDWNQLLLLGKRKIYSGLLETIKEYKPDSIEDIIRKISEYDQAEPESEFHELAMANKIANL, from the coding sequence ATGTCCGAAAACAATTCAATAATCTATTCTCCAATTCCTCGCAATCTTTTGGATATAGAACAGATAAAAAAGACTCCATGTCAATTTATTATGCCTACGGATATTGTCCAAGGAGAAAAAGTTGAAACAATAGAGGTCACATGTGAAATGTGTCCTAAAACAAAGTGCGGACTAGAAGAATTAGCTTGTGCTCACTTCATTTCGAAGGAACTGAGTACAAACTCTAGTTTTAGGTCTTTGGTAATTCGTGGGAAGAAGGAACAAAGATCATATCATAGTGACCAGATGAAAAGGATATATGAATTGGTAAAGATCTACAAGAAAATAAAAATTGAGCCAGTTCAAGAATCAACGAGTATTTCCTGTCAGGTTTGCTATGAATTTCTGGATAAATTATTTATTACACTGAAAACGATGATTATTTCCGATCCCGGTGTACTTTATAAGAATAGAGAGTTCTATAAAGCATTTGCAGGAGACCTCTGCCCTTCATGTTCAGTTCCATTAATGGATTTTATTACATTGGTCGAAAGAGAATTTCCTGTTAATTATCCTGAGTGGAGTCAGTTTGTAGATGCAACAACTGATTATAAAATCGAATACTATGTTCCAATAATTGAAAGTAAAAGAAGCGATTATACTCACTTAACGGACTCTAATCATCTAATCACGATATCCGAAAGAAATGTAAATGGCTATACTATTAGAATAGCACAAGATCCCTTTTCTGTTGGAAAAACCGATATACCCGATTTAGATGATATGTTCCCAGTATCAGGTACAGACTTCATACGTAGGCAAAAAGTATATGCAATTTCGATGGAGTTGCCAGACCATGTTAATCAGATAATATCAAAGTTACAGAGTTTTATTGTAAATGATCCAGACACAAAACGTGTTTGGAATTACATGATCCGTTCAACTGCAGCGAGAAATTTTATCAAATCAAAAGTTAGACAATCGATTTCATCTGTTATTAATGAACTTGGAATTGATGAAAATCTGATTACTAAGGAAGAAAAAGAAATAATTGAAAGCAAAATAGTTGAACTAACTGTTGGATGGGGAATATGGGAGATATTCCTAAGTGATGATAACGTAAATGAGATATTTGCTGTATCTGGGCGGCATGTAGTAGTGGAAACATATCAGGACGGCAAGTGCAGAACAAACATGGTTCCATCTGAAGAAGAATTCAATAGATTCATTCGGATGTTAACTGTGAATGTCAGGGAAGCTGACTTCTGGAATAGGGTTCTTGAGGTTGTAATTGATCCTGAAAAAGATGATATACACTTTGGAAAGATGCGTCTAACACTTTTCAAAAAGCCATTAGTTGAAAACCATGCGTTTATTATTAGAAAACATCGTCATATGCAACTAAGTGGTTCAGAGCTCATATTATTTGGGACAATGTCTCCTGCAATGTTAGCATATTGTACAATGATGAAAAGGCGAAACAAATGCAATATGATTTATGTAGGCGATGTTGGATCTGGAAAGACTACTGTCCAATTGATTGTAGATACCAAGGTTCCTAAAGATAGTACTCTGATTACTATTGGTGATATTGTTGAATTGGATATGGGTGGATCTGGTTTCCAAAATCTTACTTTATATGCAGATCGACCAGGTGAAGAGAAGATCGGGCAGTCCCGGTCAACTCTTATTGCGAAAGCTCTACGTACTAAGAGCGATGCAGACCAAATAACAGAGGTATTGTCGCCAGATGATACACATGCATGGGTTCATACATGGGTTGCTGGTAAAGCAGGAAGTGTAACTTATCATGCAGCTAACATTGAAAAAATGCTAGTTCGCTGTGGAGACGAACTTAGAAGTACAGGAACACTTGATCCATCGACGAAAATGTACATTTTCCAGACCGTTATTGCATCAAGGCGTATTCTTTCAACAGAAGGATATAAGTATAGAGTGGTTGCGGTTGAGTGGGTGATTGACAAAAAGGATCCATCCACTAATCTTCCTCTAACATTGGATTTGTTTAAATGGGATAGTGATCATGATATCCATAGATTCAATGCTGAAAACTTCAAGGAGATTTATAATTCATATAAATTTAAGGAAATACTCTACAGTGTTGATACGGTGAAACATTGGGAACTACCATCTGAAATGGAAGTATATGAGAAATTATGGCTATCTCTTCTGAATTGTATTAATATTTACAAAGAATTCGGATTATTTGGACACATTGCAAAAGGACAAATCCCACATTTCCAGCGTGAAATTGAACTATTCAGCGATATATTTGATGCTCAAGTGGATATGTATAGAACCAGAAAGACTACTGACTGGAACCAATTACTATTACTGGGTAAGAGAAAAATTTATTCAGGCCTATTAGAGACAATTAAAGAATATAAACCAGACTCCATAGAAGATATCATAAGAAAGATATCTGAATATGACCAAGCTGAACCAGAATCTGAGTTTCATGAATTGGCTATGGCAAATAAAATAGCGAATTTGTAA